In a single window of the Cydia strobilella chromosome 13, ilCydStro3.1, whole genome shotgun sequence genome:
- the LOC134746409 gene encoding uncharacterized protein LOC134746409, protein MSKVYREKLIDEVKKYPVLYDTRHENHRDIDVRDRCWAEISERLGENSEILKREWKILRDSLRQSLKKCKQGVTTKAGTPCKKWRFQNRMSFVLPYMTIRRTQRRIRDVKIDETDKDMQSEGESETWDTGNGDQDSLELFFASVCQSTKRLPKTYQNQVKRQVLDVLLRIEEEAEEVHDTKTAVNRNF, encoded by the exons ATGTCGAAGGTCTATAGAGAAAAACTCATCGACGAAGTGAAAAAATACCCGGTTCTTTATGATACTAGACATGAGAACCATAGAGATATTGATGTGAGAGATCGCTGTTGGGCAGAGATATCGGAACGGTTGGGAGAGAACA GTGAAATTCTGAAGCGAGAATGGAAAATCCTCCGCGACTCCCTACGACAGTCCCTCAAGAAATGTAAACAAGGAGTCACTACTAAAGCGGGCACGCCGTGTAAGAAGTGGCGGTTTCAGAACAGAATGTCCTTCGTGCTACCATACATGACCATACGAAg AACGCAAAGGCGAATAAGAGACGTAAAGATAGACGAAACAGACAAAGACATGCAATCGGAAGGAGAGTCAGAAACCTGGGACACTGGCAATGGAGACCAGGATTCCTTGGAACTGTTCTTTGCCAGCGTCTGCCAGAGCACAAAGAGACTGCCTAAAACTTATCAAAACCAG GTAAAACGACAAGTCCTCGACGTATTGCTCAGGATAGAAGAAGAAGCCGAAGAAGTTCACGACACCAAGACTGCTGTCAACAGGAACTTTTAA